From a single Cydia amplana chromosome 22, ilCydAmpl1.1, whole genome shotgun sequence genomic region:
- the LOC134658453 gene encoding uncharacterized protein LOC134658453 has protein sequence MDKSSNTDRVVVERPEPGDLQAFLPWACGQLQLPKNVVIIRNLQNEYVSAVTTDRGKSKGKSKPRLPSVVDDQEKDEHSVSHQEDNDLIRIHAIYDYADNLVGLRFDKSNIPRLLMQILGLIIKFQIYLTSLTINQGLNKYVLYEIVTFLPNSRITDITLDNCFLSEGTYYTLLENTSSLRNLSLSRCRINDQAVALIAAQLYHPKPGSTTLVILNLSSNRITDVGARTIREALKMNTKLAYLNLADNFITDEGAAAIFDILLEYPLTPQDVMDMKSRNIDYLRKKEAAIIQIAKDLRVTDMVKGKGKPMPRNVIKAKGKDDITSEKSACYNDAYFYEKARAMAESLTPSNDPYSSENVTYRDGVTYSLGNNTLCLLNLSYNGLSYPSAVKLLEVLVYQRDVDRKPRGLLSCRVEGNPLPVGCREMVQVEEMLEYALSGPGKRTAAPIKKKGK, from the exons ATGGACAAGTCCAGCAACACCGACAGGGTGGTGGTAGAGCGTCCAGAACCCGGTGACCTCCAAGCCTTCCTACCCTGGGCCTGCGGCCAGCTGCAGCTGCCCAAGAATGTGGTCATCATCAGGAACCTGCAGA ACGAATACGTAAGCGCGGTAACCACCGACCGCGGCAAGTCCAAGGGCAAGTCGAAGCCGCGGCTGCCATCCGTGGTGGACGACCAGGAGAAGGACGAGCACAGCGTCAGCCACCAGGAGGACAACGACCTCATCCGCATCCACGCCATCTACGACTACGCCGACAACCTCGTCGGCCTCCGCTTCGACAAGAGCAACATCCCCCGCTTGCTCATGCAGATCCTCGGCCTCATCATCAAGTTCCAAATCTACCTCACCAGCCTCACCATCAACCAAGGCCTTAACAAGTACGTCCTTTATGAAATCGTCACCTTCCTCCCCAATTCTAGAATCACTGATATCACCTTGGACAACTGCTTTTTAAGCGAAGGTACTTACTATACGCTTCTCGAAAACACTTCTTCTTTAAGAAATCTATCCTTGTCTAGATGCAGAATTAATGACCAGGCTGTAGCTTTGATAGCAGCTCAATTATATCATCCTAAACCTGGATCTACTACTCTTGTTATTCTGAATCTGTCCAGCAATAGGATTACAGATGTCGGTGCGCGAACTATTAGAGAAGCATTGAAGATGAATACAAAGCTAGCGTATTTGAATTTAGCTGACAATTTCATTACTGACGAAGGAGCCGCGGCCATCTTCGATATTCTATTAGAATACCCGTTAACACCACAGGACGTTATGGACATGAAAAGTAGAAATATAGATTATTTACGAAAGAAGGAAGCCGCGATAATACAGATAGCGAAAGATTTACGAGTAACGGATATGGTTAAAGGCAAAGGCAAGCCGATGCCGCGGAACGTGATAAAAGCGAAAGGAAAAGACGATATAACTAGTGAAAAGAGCGCCTGTTACAATGACGCGTACTTCTATGAGAAGGCAAGAGCTATGGCAGAGAGTCTTACGCCTTCTAATGATCCGTACAGTTCTGAGAATGTAACTTACCGGGACGGTGTTACTTATAGTTTGGGGAACAACACTCTATGTCTCCTGAACTTGTCGTACAACGGCTTGAGTTACCCGAGCGCGGTGAAGCTGCTGGAGGTGCTGGTGTACCAGCGGGACGTGGACAGGAAGCCGCGGGGGCTGCTGAGCTGCCGGGTGGAGGGGAACCCGCTGCCCGTCGGGTGCAGGGAGATGGTGCAGGTCGAGGAGATGCTGGAGTACGCGCTCTCGGGCCCCGGCAAGCGGACTGCGGCGCCCATCAAGAAGAAAGGGAAATAA